One segment of Acidovorax sp. DW039 DNA contains the following:
- the slmA gene encoding nucleoid occlusion factor SlmA — translation MSDTSPLIDSADTVDADEAPVTRKRPKPGERRVQILQALAAMLEQPGAERITTAALAARLSVSEAALYRHFASKAQMFEGLIDFIEQSIFTLVQQIVGRDVPPPDQSVEVGLRQAGRIVALVLQFGERNPGMVRVMVGDALVFENERLQQRMNQFFDRIESSLRQCLRPASQSSETPTVQAQVQASMLTSFALGRLQRFARSGFRRMPTEHMEASLALMLH, via the coding sequence ATGTCTGATACCTCGCCCCTGATCGATTCTGCTGATACCGTGGACGCTGACGAAGCTCCGGTCACCCGCAAGCGCCCCAAGCCGGGCGAGCGCCGGGTGCAGATCCTGCAGGCCCTGGCCGCCATGCTGGAGCAGCCGGGGGCCGAGCGCATCACCACGGCCGCCCTGGCAGCCCGGCTGTCAGTCAGCGAAGCCGCTCTGTACCGCCACTTCGCCAGCAAGGCCCAGATGTTCGAGGGGCTCATTGATTTCATCGAGCAGTCGATCTTCACGCTGGTCCAGCAAATCGTTGGGCGGGATGTGCCGCCTCCAGACCAGAGTGTGGAGGTAGGCTTGCGCCAGGCTGGCCGCATCGTGGCCCTGGTGCTGCAGTTCGGAGAACGCAACCCGGGCATGGTGCGGGTCATGGTGGGTGATGCACTGGTGTTTGAAAACGAGCGCCTGCAGCAGCGCATGAACCAGTTCTTTGACCGCATTGAGTCGTCCTTGCGCCAGTGCCTGCGCCCCGCCTCCCAGTCGTCCGAAACCCCCACCGTACAAGCCCAGGTGCAGGCCAGCATGCTGACGTCTTTTGCTCTGGGACGGCTGCAGCGCTTTGCGCGATCGGGCTTCCGCCGCATGCCTACCGAGCACATGGAAGCCAGCCTGGCGCTCATGCTGCATTGA
- a CDS encoding response regulator transcription factor — MRLLLVEDDVMVASGIKLGLTDAGYAVDWVGSGERAEEVLRSESFDAAIIDIGLPAMDGLELTRRLRRPDMPSRGMPVLILTARDALHDRVQGLDLGADDYMVKPFELPELLARLRALLRRSQAASTAVLTFGPLELDTAGRRACARMGGAEHSIELGPREWTVLEYLLIHAPKPASKDKLLQALTGWDKEITPNAVEVYVSRLRGKLEPYGVALRSIRGFGYRLELAAG; from the coding sequence ATGCGCCTGCTTCTGGTCGAAGACGATGTGATGGTGGCCAGCGGCATCAAGCTGGGGCTCACCGATGCAGGCTATGCCGTGGACTGGGTGGGTAGTGGCGAAAGGGCAGAAGAGGTGCTGCGCAGCGAGTCGTTTGACGCCGCCATCATCGACATTGGCTTGCCCGCCATGGACGGCCTGGAGCTGACGCGCAGGCTCCGGCGGCCTGACATGCCCAGCCGCGGCATGCCGGTGCTGATTCTCACGGCGCGCGACGCCCTGCACGACCGCGTGCAGGGGCTCGATCTGGGGGCAGACGATTACATGGTCAAGCCCTTTGAGCTGCCGGAACTTCTGGCGCGGCTGCGTGCGCTGCTGCGCCGTTCGCAGGCGGCCAGCACTGCGGTGCTGACGTTTGGTCCGCTGGAGTTGGACACAGCCGGGCGGCGCGCCTGTGCCCGGATGGGTGGGGCTGAACACTCGATTGAACTCGGCCCACGCGAGTGGACGGTGTTGGAGTACCTGCTGATCCACGCCCCCAAGCCCGCCAGCAAGGACAAGCTGCTGCAGGCGCTGACCGGCTGGGACAAGGAAATCACGCCCAATGCGGTCGAGGTCTACGTGTCCCGCCTGCGTGGCAAGCTGGAGCCTTACGGTGTGGCGCTGCGCTCCATCCGGGGTTTTGGATACCGGCTGGAACTGGCCGCGGGCTGA
- a CDS encoding cbb3-type cytochrome c oxidase subunit I produces MQTANVKYSSQAVAKLYFIAALGLFTGQIIFGFSLGLQYVIGDLLFPAIPFNIARMVHTNLLIVWLLFGFMGAAYYMVPEESETELYSPWLAKMLFWVFLAAGAATILGYLLVPYAKLAEMTGNDFLATMGREFLEQPLPTKVGIVLVCLGFLFNISMTVLKGRKTAISLVLLMGLWGLALMFLFSFVNPSNLVRDKMYWWFVVHLWVEGTWELIMASLLAFVLIKTTGVDREVIDKWMYMIVAFALITGILGTGHHFYFIGLPGYWHWVGSVFSAMEPIPFFMMTLFAFNMVQRRRREHPNQAAVLWAVGTSVIGFLGAGVWGFIHTLSSVNYYTHGSQVTAAHGHLAFYGAYVLVVLAIISYAMPILRGREANPLRAQRCEMWSFWIMSIGMAVMVLALSGAGILQVWLQRMPTTGALSFMATQEQLVFFYWVRVGGGVMFLLGLLTYLSSFFVGPAPDEADLTPGLSLHLQRA; encoded by the coding sequence ATGCAAACCGCCAACGTCAAATATTCGTCGCAGGCCGTAGCCAAGCTGTACTTCATTGCAGCGCTCGGCCTGTTCACAGGGCAGATCATCTTCGGCTTTTCATTGGGGCTGCAGTACGTCATCGGCGATCTGCTTTTCCCGGCCATCCCTTTCAACATTGCCCGCATGGTGCACACCAATCTGCTCATCGTGTGGCTGCTTTTTGGCTTCATGGGGGCGGCCTATTACATGGTTCCGGAAGAAAGCGAGACCGAGCTGTACAGCCCATGGCTGGCCAAAATGCTCTTCTGGGTTTTTCTGGCTGCAGGCGCTGCCACCATCCTTGGCTACCTGCTGGTGCCCTATGCCAAGCTGGCCGAAATGACAGGTAACGACTTCCTGGCCACCATGGGACGGGAATTCCTGGAACAACCCCTGCCCACCAAGGTTGGCATCGTGCTGGTCTGCCTGGGTTTTCTCTTCAACATCAGTATGACCGTGCTCAAAGGCCGCAAGACGGCCATCTCTTTGGTGCTTTTGATGGGGCTGTGGGGACTTGCGCTGATGTTCCTGTTCAGCTTCGTGAACCCCAGCAATCTGGTGCGCGACAAGATGTACTGGTGGTTCGTGGTGCACCTGTGGGTGGAAGGCACATGGGAGCTGATCATGGCGTCACTGCTAGCCTTCGTGTTGATCAAGACGACAGGCGTGGATCGCGAGGTGATCGACAAGTGGATGTACATGATCGTGGCCTTTGCGCTCATCACAGGCATTCTGGGCACAGGCCACCATTTCTACTTCATCGGGCTGCCAGGCTACTGGCACTGGGTAGGTAGCGTTTTCTCTGCCATGGAGCCCATCCCATTCTTCATGATGACGCTGTTCGCTTTCAACATGGTGCAACGCCGCCGCCGCGAGCACCCCAACCAGGCCGCGGTGCTCTGGGCTGTGGGCACATCGGTCATCGGTTTTCTGGGTGCGGGTGTGTGGGGGTTCATCCACACACTCAGCAGCGTGAACTACTACACCCATGGCTCCCAAGTGACTGCCGCGCACGGACACCTGGCCTTCTATGGAGCCTATGTGCTGGTGGTACTGGCCATCATCAGCTACGCCATGCCCATCCTGCGAGGCCGGGAGGCCAACCCTCTGCGAGCACAGCGCTGTGAAATGTGGAGCTTCTGGATCATGAGCATCGGCATGGCTGTGATGGTGCTGGCGCTGAGCGGGGCCGGCATCCTGCAAGTGTGGCTGCAACGCATGCCCACCACCGGAGCCCTGTCGTTCATGGCCACCCAAGAGCAGCTCGTGTTCTTCTACTGGGTGCGTGTTGGCGGTGGTGTGATGTTCCTGCTGGGTTTGCTGACTTACCTGAGCAGCTTCTTTGTAGGCCCTGCCCCTGACGAAGCCGACCTCACTCCTGGCCTGAGCCTCCACTTGCAGAGGGCATGA
- a CDS encoding ATP-binding protein: MTSDLRNRLLLLLVLPLCLLALVGVWMDYRSADDAASRHDQRLLRLLPALSDSVVAPSIHDNQPPLLLLAPPIEDFLRQNPGYSGYSVRDGDGKLLLGDDWVVSVVPTTAQPEFHSLEHGGVTYRVAVQRGRTGAGELVVAIADGSDPRQQWAQQLLLRVLLPNLVLVAAAALAIHWAVGRAFKPLVDLAEAVEHRSPRDLSPIDEAASPTEVRPLVHSLNRLFALVNAQAEGQRRFVADAAHQLRTPLAGLQAQVEAWAMMAKASGALAHEPERYEEKSMPAPMNKPQGAIVLRADQIEKLRNATRRTSQLAHQLLALSRADSRSLDAQPPQRVDLKDLCETLLESFLDAATGKGLDLGLEVQPVHVTGHGWLLRELMSNLVDNAIKYTPPGGVVTMRCGMRQGASGPPRVYLEVEDDGPGVPEAEHTRVMQRFYRVPGTAGEGTGLGLAIADEISHVHRAHLTLGAGAHGKGLRVTVVFPA, encoded by the coding sequence ATGACATCCGATCTGCGCAACCGGCTGCTGCTGTTGCTGGTTCTGCCCCTGTGCCTGCTGGCTCTCGTCGGGGTCTGGATGGACTACCGCTCTGCCGACGACGCCGCCAGTCGGCACGACCAGCGCTTGCTGCGGCTGCTACCGGCGTTGTCAGATTCGGTGGTTGCGCCTTCCATTCATGACAACCAGCCGCCCTTGCTGCTGCTGGCGCCTCCCATCGAAGACTTCCTGCGCCAAAACCCTGGCTACTCCGGCTACAGCGTGCGCGATGGCGATGGCAAATTGCTGCTGGGGGATGACTGGGTGGTCAGCGTGGTGCCCACCACCGCGCAGCCGGAGTTTCACAGCCTGGAGCATGGCGGCGTCACCTACCGCGTGGCGGTGCAGCGGGGGCGCACCGGGGCGGGCGAGCTGGTGGTGGCGATAGCCGATGGGTCCGACCCCCGTCAGCAGTGGGCCCAGCAGCTGCTGTTGCGGGTGTTGCTGCCCAATCTGGTGCTGGTGGCTGCAGCTGCGCTGGCCATTCATTGGGCAGTAGGCCGGGCCTTCAAACCTTTGGTGGATCTGGCAGAGGCGGTGGAACACCGCTCACCCCGCGACCTGAGCCCGATAGACGAGGCCGCCTCGCCCACAGAGGTGCGTCCGCTGGTGCATTCCCTCAACCGTCTTTTTGCCCTGGTGAATGCGCAGGCCGAAGGGCAGCGGCGCTTTGTGGCCGATGCTGCCCACCAGCTGCGCACGCCGCTGGCCGGCCTGCAGGCCCAGGTGGAGGCCTGGGCCATGATGGCCAAGGCCTCCGGCGCTCTCGCGCATGAGCCAGAGCGCTATGAGGAAAAAAGCATGCCAGCGCCCATGAACAAGCCGCAAGGCGCTATTGTTTTGAGAGCGGATCAGATTGAGAAGCTGCGCAATGCCACGCGCCGCACCTCCCAGCTCGCGCACCAGTTGCTGGCGCTGTCGCGCGCGGACTCGCGCAGCCTCGATGCACAGCCGCCCCAGCGGGTGGACTTGAAAGATTTGTGTGAAACGCTGCTGGAGAGTTTTCTGGATGCCGCCACCGGCAAGGGGCTGGATCTGGGGCTGGAGGTGCAGCCCGTGCACGTCACCGGCCACGGCTGGCTGCTGCGGGAGTTGATGTCGAACCTGGTGGACAACGCCATCAAATACACACCGCCTGGCGGGGTCGTCACCATGCGATGCGGCATGCGCCAGGGGGCTTCTGGCCCGCCACGGGTGTACCTGGAGGTGGAGGACGATGGCCCCGGCGTGCCCGAGGCAGAGCACACCCGCGTGATGCAGCGCTTTTACCGCGTGCCCGGCACGGCAGGCGAAGGCACGGGTTTGGGGCTGGCCATTGCCGACGAGATCAGCCATGTGCACCGCGCCCACCTCACGCTGGGGGCGGGGGCGCACGGAAAAGGACTGCGGGTGACGGTCGTCTTTCCCGCATGA
- a CDS encoding VWA domain-containing protein, which yields MKLDRSTDEEPDADAATAANDMDVLSLSQGEQTSAARVKFDLDLPSACADDLPLGPGTRTPEWNWKQRRLLPDHCAVQCVVARPGAPYAPAAALQATARKVRRRLEILRAAPRWQRAQTAGDQMDLDAWVRFQSEVDASLIHSDSPPVYMQRQRSERSLATLVLADLSLSTDAHANSSARVIDVIRDSLYVFGSALSGTGDAFEILGFSSVRRHNVRIQHIKGFHEAWSPTVQTRIGALKPGFYTRMGAAIRNATERLSVRPERQRLLLVLTDGKPNDLDVYEGRYGLEDTRHAIQEARNAGISPFCVTIDREAHQYLPMLFGIQGYALVRRPQDLVRQLTQAWASLAK from the coding sequence GTGAAGCTTGACCGCAGCACAGACGAGGAGCCAGATGCCGACGCGGCAACCGCCGCCAATGACATGGACGTGCTGTCGCTGTCTCAGGGCGAACAGACCTCCGCGGCACGGGTGAAATTCGACCTGGACCTGCCCAGCGCCTGCGCTGATGACCTGCCACTAGGACCCGGTACGCGCACCCCGGAATGGAACTGGAAACAACGCAGACTATTGCCTGATCACTGTGCAGTGCAGTGCGTGGTCGCACGACCAGGGGCACCGTATGCACCAGCGGCAGCACTACAGGCCACAGCGCGCAAAGTGCGACGGCGGCTGGAAATACTGCGTGCAGCGCCACGCTGGCAACGGGCCCAGACCGCGGGTGATCAGATGGATCTGGACGCCTGGGTGCGTTTTCAGAGTGAGGTGGATGCTTCCCTCATCCATAGCGATTCACCGCCTGTGTACATGCAGCGGCAACGTTCGGAACGCAGCCTGGCCACGCTGGTGCTGGCTGACTTGTCTCTTTCCACCGATGCGCACGCCAATTCCAGCGCACGCGTGATCGATGTCATCCGCGACAGCCTGTACGTTTTTGGCTCTGCACTTTCCGGCACAGGCGATGCGTTTGAAATTCTGGGGTTCAGTTCGGTGCGCAGGCACAACGTGCGTATCCAGCACATCAAGGGGTTCCATGAAGCCTGGAGCCCCACAGTGCAAACGCGCATCGGCGCACTCAAACCAGGCTTCTACACCCGCATGGGGGCGGCCATCCGCAACGCGACAGAAAGGCTTTCAGTCAGACCTGAGCGCCAACGGCTGTTGCTCGTATTGACCGATGGAAAACCGAACGACCTGGATGTCTATGAGGGCAGATACGGCCTGGAAGATACCCGCCATGCAATACAGGAAGCGCGCAACGCCGGCATCTCCCCCTTCTGCGTGACCATTGACCGGGAGGCTCACCAGTACCTGCCCATGCTGTTTGGAATCCAAGGCTACGCACTGGTGCGTCGCCCACAGGATTTGGTCAGACAGCTAACGCAAGCATGGGCAAGCTTGGCAAAGTGA
- a CDS encoding cytochrome C oxidase subunit IV family protein has translation MSENRQLDLAWVMLLLATGATSLIGETGGLLPSGLGMAVLMLLTLVKGSLVIQVFLEMRRAPLLWRWLLLGWLGVVLALIGLAYWLASR, from the coding sequence ATGTCTGAAAACCGCCAACTCGATCTTGCCTGGGTCATGCTCCTGTTGGCTACGGGTGCCACCAGCCTCATCGGTGAGACCGGTGGGCTCCTTCCGTCCGGCTTGGGGATGGCGGTGCTCATGCTGCTCACGTTGGTGAAAGGCTCGCTGGTTATCCAGGTGTTTCTGGAAATGCGCCGTGCTCCCTTGCTGTGGCGGTGGCTGCTTTTAGGCTGGTTGGGTGTGGTGTTGGCGTTGATTGGGCTGGCTTACTGGCTGGCAAGTCGCTAA
- a CDS encoding cytochrome c — protein MSQGFTSQTARNIFYGGTLFFVLLFAALILHTETKIPERAKTENLTPAVVRGKHLWETRNCIGCHTLLGEGAYFAPELGNVYERRGPDFIKGWMKAMPTNTPGRRQMPQFNFTDEQLNDLVEFLRWSNGINTEKWPPNIEG, from the coding sequence ATGAGCCAAGGCTTTACCAGCCAGACGGCACGCAACATCTTCTACGGAGGCACGCTGTTCTTCGTGTTGCTGTTTGCCGCGCTGATCCTGCACACCGAAACCAAGATTCCGGAACGCGCAAAGACGGAAAACCTTACCCCCGCAGTGGTGCGAGGCAAACACCTTTGGGAAACGCGCAATTGCATCGGCTGCCACACGCTGCTGGGTGAAGGCGCCTACTTTGCCCCCGAGCTGGGCAATGTGTACGAGCGACGCGGCCCCGACTTCATCAAGGGCTGGATGAAAGCCATGCCCACCAACACGCCCGGGCGGCGCCAGATGCCCCAGTTCAACTTCACCGACGAGCAACTCAACGACTTGGTCGAGTTCCTGCGCTGGTCCAACGGCATCAACACCGAGAAGTGGCCACCCAACATCGAAGGCTGA
- a CDS encoding CbbQ/NirQ/NorQ/GpvN family protein, whose translation MSMHTAYAERAHAGAAPIHGASSHTATALPYYAEQADECTLFAHCHAQQLPLLIKGPTGCGKTRFVEHMAARLGRPLITVSCHDDLSAADLVGRHLIGQGSTVWADGPLTRGVREGAIVYLDEVVEARKDTTVVLHPLADDRRVLPVERTGELIKAPPEFMLVISYNPGYQNLLKGLKPSTRQRFTALALDYPAPAVERRILEVEGGVPAQVAARLVQLAQALRRLTDHDLEETASTRLLVMAARLIAAGMGMQQACHAAVIQALSDDPETVRALQDVVGAVVGDEP comes from the coding sequence ATGAGCATGCACACCGCATACGCTGAAAGGGCTCATGCGGGGGCAGCCCCCATACACGGGGCATCCTCGCATACCGCCACGGCGCTTCCCTACTACGCAGAGCAAGCGGATGAGTGCACGCTATTTGCCCATTGCCATGCACAACAGCTCCCCTTGCTGATCAAGGGTCCCACAGGCTGCGGCAAGACACGGTTTGTGGAGCACATGGCGGCACGCCTGGGCCGCCCACTGATCACCGTGTCATGCCACGACGACCTGAGTGCAGCCGATCTCGTCGGTCGACACCTGATCGGCCAGGGCAGCACCGTGTGGGCCGATGGGCCGCTGACACGGGGAGTGCGCGAGGGGGCCATCGTCTATCTGGATGAAGTGGTCGAGGCTCGCAAGGACACCACGGTGGTGCTCCACCCCCTGGCGGACGACCGACGCGTGTTGCCCGTGGAGCGTACGGGCGAGCTGATCAAGGCACCGCCAGAGTTCATGCTGGTCATCTCGTACAACCCTGGTTACCAAAACCTGCTCAAAGGGCTCAAACCCAGCACGCGCCAGCGCTTCACGGCACTGGCACTGGACTACCCTGCCCCAGCCGTGGAGCGCCGCATTCTGGAAGTCGAGGGTGGCGTGCCCGCCCAGGTGGCCGCACGCCTGGTTCAACTGGCACAGGCTTTGCGTCGGCTCACCGACCATGATCTGGAGGAAACTGCCAGCACCCGTCTGCTGGTGATGGCAGCGCGGCTGATAGCAGCCGGCATGGGCATGCAGCAGGCTTGCCATGCGGCCGTGATCCAGGCATTGAGCGATGACCCAGAAACCGTGCGCGCATTGCAAGACGTAGTCGGCGCTGTGGTAGGCGATGAACCCTGA
- the argB gene encoding acetylglutamate kinase has protein sequence MTDLLSIAPRDKAEILAQALPYIRKFHGKTMVIKYGGNAMTDPALQADFAEDVVLLKLVGMNPVVVHGGGPQIETALNRLGKKGQFIQGMRVTDAETMEVVEWVLAGEVQQDIVGLINQAGGKAVGLTGRDGGMIRARKLKMIDNKDPSIEHDVGQVGDIVSIDPSVVKALQDDAFIPVISPIGFGENNESYNINADVVASKLAEVLKAEKLVLLTNTPGVLDKAGNLLTDLTARRIDELFADGTISGGMLPKIAGALDAAKAGVNAVHIIDGRVPHAMLLEILTDQAYGTMIRSH, from the coding sequence ATGACCGACCTTCTTTCGATTGCACCCCGCGACAAGGCTGAAATTCTGGCCCAGGCGCTGCCCTATATCCGCAAGTTCCATGGCAAGACCATGGTGATCAAGTACGGCGGCAACGCCATGACCGACCCGGCCCTGCAGGCTGACTTTGCAGAGGACGTGGTTCTGCTCAAGCTGGTGGGCATGAATCCGGTGGTGGTGCACGGCGGTGGCCCCCAGATCGAAACCGCGCTGAACCGTCTGGGCAAGAAGGGCCAGTTCATCCAGGGCATGCGCGTGACCGATGCCGAAACCATGGAAGTGGTCGAATGGGTGCTGGCCGGTGAAGTGCAGCAGGACATCGTGGGCCTGATCAATCAGGCAGGCGGCAAGGCTGTGGGCCTGACTGGGCGCGACGGCGGCATGATCCGGGCCCGCAAGCTCAAGATGATTGACAACAAGGACCCCAGTATTGAGCACGATGTGGGGCAGGTGGGCGACATCGTTTCCATCGACCCCAGCGTGGTGAAGGCGCTGCAGGACGATGCGTTCATCCCCGTCATCAGCCCCATTGGCTTTGGCGAGAACAACGAAAGCTACAACATCAACGCCGACGTGGTGGCCAGCAAGCTGGCAGAGGTGCTCAAGGCGGAAAAGCTGGTGTTGCTGACCAACACCCCCGGCGTGCTGGACAAGGCTGGCAACCTGCTGACCGACCTGACCGCGCGCCGCATCGACGAACTGTTTGCCGACGGCACTATCTCTGGCGGCATGCTGCCCAAGATTGCAGGCGCGTTGGATGCGGCCAAGGCAGGTGTCAACGCTGTGCACATCATTGACGGCCGTGTGCCGCATGCCATGCTGCTGGAAATCCTGACCGATCAGGCCTACGGCACCATGATCCGCAGCCATTGA
- a CDS encoding cytochrome c oxidase subunit 3 family protein — MSPSASASFPSPRPPATRLRGDLGVWLIILAELLTFGILFVAFAFARVREVALFNAGQATLDLHSGALNTVLLITGSWCVARAVHGVRVGRRRTGARWLLVALLCGCGFVVVKLAEYAGKLSEGIDLTSNTFYTLYLMLTAFHFLHVVVAMLALAYLWLRLRAGAYGPHDMHAMETGAAFWHMVDLLWIVLFPLVYVVH; from the coding sequence ATGTCACCTTCCGCATCAGCCAGCTTTCCGTCGCCCCGGCCGCCAGCGACGCGCTTGCGGGGCGATTTGGGCGTTTGGCTCATCATCCTGGCAGAACTGCTGACGTTTGGGATCCTGTTTGTTGCCTTCGCATTTGCCCGAGTGCGCGAAGTCGCGCTGTTCAACGCGGGGCAGGCAACGTTGGACCTTCACTCTGGTGCGCTCAATACGGTGCTGCTCATCACGGGAAGCTGGTGTGTGGCGCGTGCCGTGCATGGGGTACGCGTGGGCAGGCGCCGCACCGGCGCTCGATGGTTGTTGGTGGCACTGCTGTGCGGCTGCGGCTTTGTCGTGGTCAAGCTGGCGGAATACGCAGGCAAGTTGAGCGAGGGGATCGATCTGACCTCCAACACTTTCTACACGCTGTATCTGATGCTCACGGCGTTTCACTTCCTGCACGTGGTGGTGGCCATGCTGGCGCTGGCTTACCTGTGGCTGCGCCTCAGGGCGGGAGCTTATGGACCGCACGACATGCACGCCATGGAAACGGGTGCAGCCTTTTGGCACATGGTGGATCTGCTGTGGATCGTGCTGTTTCCGCTGGTCTATGTAGTCCATTGA
- a CDS encoding TetR/AcrR family transcriptional regulator, which translates to MSASSESSAASTPRAASSRAPSGRAMQKGQQTKATIVEAALGLATHIGLEGLSIGALADITGMSKSGVFAHFGSREELQISVIREYHTRFEQEVFYPAMSAPRGIARLRALFDNWMKRTSVEIDSGCIYISGAVEFDDRTGPVRDALASSVMTWHAAMRRAIEQCKECGELRADTNEEQMLFEIHGLILALHYEARFLQNMGSIDRAVMGFQNILQRYSAQDAASAAPAASRPASASAPSAHRPAAARRKVSVPTTTTSKE; encoded by the coding sequence ATGTCTGCTTCCTCCGAGTCTTCTGCCGCTTCTACCCCCCGCGCCGCTTCCAGCCGGGCACCCTCTGGCCGTGCCATGCAAAAAGGCCAGCAGACCAAGGCCACCATTGTGGAAGCGGCCCTGGGTCTGGCCACACACATCGGGCTGGAAGGGCTGTCCATCGGCGCGCTGGCGGACATCACCGGCATGAGCAAGTCGGGCGTTTTTGCCCACTTTGGCTCGCGCGAAGAGCTGCAGATTTCCGTGATCCGCGAATACCACACCCGCTTCGAGCAGGAGGTGTTCTATCCCGCTATGTCAGCGCCGCGTGGCATTGCCCGTCTGCGGGCGCTGTTTGACAACTGGATGAAACGCACCTCCGTCGAAATTGACTCGGGCTGCATCTACATCAGCGGCGCGGTGGAGTTTGATGACCGCACCGGCCCCGTGCGCGATGCGCTGGCCAGCTCGGTCATGACCTGGCACGCCGCCATGCGCCGCGCCATCGAGCAGTGCAAGGAGTGCGGCGAGCTGCGTGCCGATACCAACGAAGAGCAGATGCTGTTCGAAATCCACGGGCTCATCCTCGCGCTGCACTACGAAGCCCGCTTTTTGCAGAACATGGGTTCCATCGACCGTGCCGTGATGGGCTTCCAGAACATCCTGCAGCGCTACAGCGCGCAAGACGCTGCCTCGGCTGCGCCTGCTGCCTCGCGGCCTGCATCCGCCTCCGCACCTTCCGCGCACCGCCCCGCAGCGGCGCGCCGCAAAGTTTCCGTTCCAACTACGACCACCTCCAAGGAGTAA
- a CDS encoding 4Fe-4S binding protein, translated as MNPDPAGAAHHRDDSFMRPMPGALRSPRHDLQQRLQPLRRTSQAVFMGLFVLAPAFNLLRFDLNETQLWFLGMRWSLGIDAFQRGEISALAAGWGIFWRGILPALGVVMAFLAVAYHWGRVYCGWLCPHFSMVETLNALLHRATGKLSLWDKARTPKPGHHAQGRWWPVFLASCLLCGFVWATTLLTYLLPPTEIWRNLMQWTLTPNQARFIGIGTILFTLEFAVARHLFCRFGCAVGLFQSLAWMANPRGMVVAFERERARECRTCDAPRGSACDHHCPMRLHPRNIKRMMFACVQCGQCLTACAESQAIQARAPSLEWRVGVEAIRETLRQRRDGAP; from the coding sequence ATGAACCCTGACCCTGCTGGTGCGGCACATCACAGGGATGACAGCTTCATGCGACCGATGCCTGGGGCTTTGAGGAGTCCAAGACACGATCTGCAGCAAAGACTGCAGCCGCTGCGAAGAACCTCCCAAGCCGTGTTCATGGGTCTGTTCGTGCTGGCACCCGCCTTCAATCTGCTGCGCTTTGACCTGAATGAGACCCAGCTGTGGTTTCTGGGAATGCGATGGTCGCTGGGTATTGATGCCTTTCAGCGTGGAGAAATCTCCGCTTTGGCCGCTGGGTGGGGAATCTTCTGGCGTGGCATTCTGCCTGCGCTGGGGGTTGTGATGGCCTTTCTGGCGGTGGCATACCACTGGGGCCGCGTATATTGCGGCTGGCTGTGCCCGCACTTTTCGATGGTGGAAACACTGAACGCCTTGCTGCACCGGGCGACGGGCAAGCTCAGCCTGTGGGACAAGGCGCGCACACCCAAACCGGGGCATCACGCCCAGGGACGCTGGTGGCCTGTGTTCCTGGCCAGCTGCCTGCTGTGCGGCTTTGTCTGGGCCACGACATTGCTCACTTATCTGCTGCCGCCCACTGAAATCTGGCGAAATTTAATGCAGTGGACGCTGACGCCGAATCAGGCCCGATTCATCGGCATTGGCACGATTCTTTTCACGCTGGAATTTGCCGTGGCCAGACATCTCTTTTGCCGCTTTGGATGCGCAGTGGGTTTATTTCAAAGCCTCGCCTGGATGGCCAACCCGCGCGGCATGGTGGTGGCCTTTGAAAGAGAGCGTGCACGAGAGTGCCGCACCTGCGATGCCCCGCGTGGCAGCGCCTGTGATCACCACTGCCCCATGCGTCTGCACCCACGCAACATCAAACGCATGATGTTTGCCTGTGTGCAGTGCGGTCAATGCCTGACAGCCTGCGCTGAATCACAAGCCATACAGGCACGAGCCCCTTCGCTGGAATGGCGTGTGGGCGTGGAGGCGATACGCGAAACCCTGCGCCAAAGGCGTGACGGAGCACCGTAA